AAAACAGCAGCGAATTTATTGACAGCGGCTCAGAGCATTGTGACTGTGATAAAAAAAGCAAAAATAAAAATAAGCCTGCCGGGAAAAAAGTAAAGCAAGCCGAGCCGCATCAATGCTCCTGCTGCTCACACGAACATAACAAGGACGAGCATATCCGAAAAGGATTCATACATAGATTGAAGGATCTATTTCTGCATGCCGGCGATGAATTTTTTAATGTCGGAAAATATCTTATCATAGGGGCATGTATAACAAGCCTGATTCAGATATTAATTCCGAAAGAAGCGTTTACCGATCTGAATGCGCAAAGCTGGCTTTCTCTTCTCATCATGATGACAATGGCGTTTCTTTTCTCCGCCTGTTCTACCTCGGACGCTTTTATCGCGAGGAGCTTTATGAACAGATTCACCTTAGGTGCGATAATGGGATTCATGGTATTCGGTCCTATGATGGATATCAAGAATCTGCTGATGCTTTTATCAAGCTTCAAAAAAGGCTTTGTCATAAAGCTTACATTGATGATCTTTATTCTCAATTTTATTGTGCTGAACTTACTGACTATCTTAATAATTTAAGTGAGGAGAGCAATGAAAACGACAACTGAAAGCTGTTTTAATTTAAATACAGCTCTAAAAAGCATTCTGCTGCTCGGATTTGCATCGTTTTTTCTTTATACCATTTTCAGCGGCTCGGTAAATATGTATGTGCATCCGAGAAATATTCCGATTATTATTTTTGCGTCCGCTGTAATGATCATTATCGCGTTTTTGATGCTCGGCGGATTATTTACAATATCTGGGAAAAAAATAAGATCCTGGTCATTGCTGTTTTACATAATACCGCTTATCATGGCGTTTGCTTTGCCTGCCAAAGCCTTCAGCTCAAATGACGGATCGTTGGGAAGCGTCGAATTTTCCGGCATTGACAGCAAAGCCGACAGCACGCCGTCTCAGAAAACCGGTCAGGCAGCTGACAGCGGATCTTCTTCTGATCCGGGCTCCTCAGATAACGTTTCCGGCGGCGCCAAGGACAGTGGCTTGCAAATACAGGACGGCGTCATAAAGGTGACCGATAGCAATTTTTATCAATGCGTCAATGAAATTTATAGCAATATAGATAAATATATAGGAATGAAGATCGAATGCGTCGGTATGGTTTTCAAAAGCGATCAATATACAAATGAAGAATTTGCGGCCGCGAGATTGATGATGGTTTGCTGCGCGGCTGATATGGTTCCGGTCGGATTTATGTGCAGTTATGCGCAGGCATCCGAGCTTAAGACGGATTCATGGAAAAAAGTAACCGGTATAATAGATCAAAAGCAATGTGACGGCAATATAGTACCGTATGTCAAGGTTTTAACCGTGGAAGACGCGGAAAAACCTGATAATGAATATATATATCCGTATTAAACATCTTTTTAAAAGAAAGCTTTTATAAGAATATATATACTCTAAAATACAGAAAGGAACATTAATATGATAACATTCGGACCCGTTCCGTCAAGAAGGCTCGGACAGAGTCTCGGAATTAATAATATTCCGCCAAAAGTATGTCCGTATTCCTGTGTTTACTGCCAGATAGGCAGAACAAACAGAATGCAAATAAGGAGAGAGGCTTTTTACGAGCCTGAAAAGATATTCTCCGAAGTGAAAACCAAGGTAAATCAAATCAGGGAAAACGGGGAATGTTTGGATTATCTTTCATTTGTTCCGGACGGTGAACCGACTGTTGATATAAATCTGGGCGTTGAGCTTGATTTATTGAAAAGCCTGAATGTTAAAACAGCGGTAATTACCAATGCGTCCATTTTATGGATGGACGAGGTAAAAGCTGACCTCTTAAAAGCGGACTGGGTATCCGTGAAAGTAGACGCCGCCGACGAGGAGGCCTGGCGTTTGATCGACAGACCGCATGGCAGCCTGAGCCTTCAAAAGATACTCGACAGTATGATCGAATTTGCCAAACAATATAAAGGAACACTTGTAACCGAGACCATGCTTGTGTCGGGGTATAACGACGGCACCCGCAATCTTGAAAGCATAGCGAAGCAAATTGCTGAAATAAACCCTAAAAAATCATATATACTCGTTCCTACAAGGCCTCCGGCTGAAAGTAATATACGCAGGGCGACAAGTGAAAAGCTAATCGAAGCCGCGGGTTTAATAAACAATGCTTCCGGCGTAAGCGTTGAATGCATCACTCAAGACGACGATGAACAGGGCTTTTTCTTCACAGATAATGTCGCGGACGACTTATTAAGCATTACCTCTGTTCATCCCGTAAGAGAAGATATCATCATGCATTATATAAGAATAAAGAATGCTGATGTCTCAATATTAAATGAGCTTATTTCTCAGAAAAAAATATGCGAATACACATATGAAGGCAAAATATTCTATAGAAAAGTGTTATAATACAATAGATAGGTGACAAAAAAGCAGAAAACGAATTCGAATATAGTATGGTGTTCAGTTAAATATATTGATTTGAACTATAACACAATTAATATGGACGTACAGCCATTTGTGGAATCCCCATTCAATGTTATATATTAAGCCCTAACTTTCAACAAATTAAGTAATATGTAAATCAAGAGAAGTCAGCAATTTAATGGTTTTGCCGGAAATTTCGGAAGTAAGCCATGAGTTGTTGACTTTTACTTTGTGAATATACTTAAGGTGGAAGATGAAATCTGAAATTGAATATGTTGATAATTGATTGCCGGAACGCAGAAGGTTGTAAATGAGAAAAGCCAGCATAAGTGAAATGTGATTGATAAAAGCCCATGCCTCAACAGCGTATTTATCTTGCAGGTAAACAACATCAAGCTCGAGCAAGTTTTTCAAGAAGTCGAAGCTTTGCTCAATTTCTCCTCTGCTCTTGTACAGGCAATACAGCTTTTCGGCGTTTTCATCAAGATTTGTCCGAAAAATTATCGTGCCGAAATCATATTGCTTTTCAAGAAATCCCTCACGGGTATAGTCATCATAATTGGATTCTATACGACGTATATAGTCCTTTTCTTCCTCGTTCTTCAGATCGTTGTCAAGATAAACAAGCAGCTTTTTGCCGTCGACCTCGTATGAATAGTACCAAATAACCCTTCCATTGAACATAAAATATCCATCGAAAGCATCCTTGCTACCGGTTTTCAGCTTGTCACGTATGAAAAGACCGTTGTTCCTCTTCAATGGCACTATATATTTCAACTTGCTAGCTTCAAGCATCTCAAAA
This region of Oscillospiraceae bacterium genomic DNA includes:
- a CDS encoding permease yields the protein MKASSNNNFPDDIPLEKKSGASGIFTGIVLFLTVGYLLFYVLRAMDLIKIDMEKVETFNTIFISILMQAFPFMLIGVLVSSIMHVFIPDEWIVKIFPTKHGLGFLTAMFAGLFFPVCECAIVPVMARLVKKGVAMPIAITFMLSAPIINPIVIVSTLYAFPGRPDIMFKRVGFGLLIALLVGIGMSLFMKNSSEFIDSGSEHCDCDKKSKNKNKPAGKKVKQAEPHQCSCCSHEHNKDEHIRKGFIHRLKDLFLHAGDEFFNVGKYLIIGACITSLIQILIPKEAFTDLNAQSWLSLLIMMTMAFLFSACSTSDAFIARSFMNRFTLGAIMGFMVFGPMMDIKNLLMLLSSFKKGFVIKLTLMIFILNFIVLNLLTILII
- a CDS encoding TIGR03943 family protein, which gives rise to MKTTTESCFNLNTALKSILLLGFASFFLYTIFSGSVNMYVHPRNIPIIIFASAVMIIIAFLMLGGLFTISGKKIRSWSLLFYIIPLIMAFALPAKAFSSNDGSLGSVEFSGIDSKADSTPSQKTGQAADSGSSSDPGSSDNVSGGAKDSGLQIQDGVIKVTDSNFYQCVNEIYSNIDKYIGMKIECVGMVFKSDQYTNEEFAAARLMMVCCAADMVPVGFMCSYAQASELKTDSWKKVTGIIDQKQCDGNIVPYVKVLTVEDAEKPDNEYIYPY
- a CDS encoding radical SAM protein — protein: MITFGPVPSRRLGQSLGINNIPPKVCPYSCVYCQIGRTNRMQIRREAFYEPEKIFSEVKTKVNQIRENGECLDYLSFVPDGEPTVDINLGVELDLLKSLNVKTAVITNASILWMDEVKADLLKADWVSVKVDAADEEAWRLIDRPHGSLSLQKILDSMIEFAKQYKGTLVTETMLVSGYNDGTRNLESIAKQIAEINPKKSYILVPTRPPAESNIRRATSEKLIEAAGLINNASGVSVECITQDDDEQGFFFTDNVADDLLSITSVHPVREDIIMHYIRIKNADVSILNELISQKKICEYTYEGKIFYRKVL
- a CDS encoding transposase is translated as LPVYYRIVPGNIRDVTSFGQAVNESGISDMVVIADKGFGSEANFEMLEASKLKYIVPLKRNNGLFIRDKLKTGSKDAFDGYFMFNGRVIWYYSYEVDGKKLLVYLDNDLKNEEEKDYIRRIESNYDDYTREGFLEKQYDFGTIIFRTNLDENAEKLYCLYKSRGEIEQSFDFLKNLLELDVVYLQDKYAVEAWAFINHISLMLAFLIYNLLRSGNQLSTYSISDFIFHLKYIHKVKVNNSWLTSEISGKTIKLLTSLDLHIT